The following proteins come from a genomic window of Phnomibacter ginsenosidimutans:
- a CDS encoding 3-hydroxyacyl-CoA dehydrogenase family protein produces MANDYPGFVANRILMPMINEAVYTLYEGVAGVESIDTIMKLGMAHPMGPLQLADFIGLDVCLSILQVLHDGFGQPKYAPCPLLVNMVTAGKLGAKSGEGFYTYTAGSKELLVSPQFK; encoded by the coding sequence GTGGCCAATGATTACCCTGGCTTTGTGGCCAACCGCATTTTAATGCCGATGATTAACGAAGCCGTTTATACTTTGTACGAAGGCGTGGCTGGCGTAGAATCTATCGACACGATTATGAAGCTGGGCATGGCGCATCCTATGGGGCCGTTGCAACTCGCCGACTTTATTGGCCTCGATGTGTGCCTGAGCATTTTGCAGGTTTTGCACGATGGTTTTGGCCAGCCAAAATATGCCCCTTGTCCGCTGCTGGTAAATATGGTAACCGCCGGTAAGCTGGGTGCCAAATCGGGTGAAGGATTTTATACCTACACCGCCGGTAGCAAAGAGTTGCTGGTGAGTCCGCAGTTCAAATAA
- a CDS encoding dihydrolipoamide acetyltransferase family protein: MSVVDLVMPKLGESIMEATILKWLKKPGDNIAQDEPVLEIATDKVDSEVPSTAAGVLAEVLYKENDVVPIGAVIARIQTAAGTVAAAAPVAAPAAAPTPAPSVIEEIPYQPTTMPEDMRPATVHQAGSPRFYSPLVLKIAQEEGISMAELETIPGTGLDGRVSKKDMMAYLQNRGKSVAPAAPSYQAPAVAAPASNAVATTTPAPSPVSYGGNVEIIEMDRMRKVIAKHMTDSKHTSAHVTSFAECDVTNMVLWREKVKKEFEKREGAKITFTPLFIEAVVKSLKKYPMLNSSVDGDKIIIKKDINLGMATALPTGNLIVPVIKGADQLNLVGLTKQVNGLADAARNGKLKPDDTMGGTFTLTNVGTFGSIMGTPIINQPQVAIMAVGAIKKRPVVIETAQGDSIAIRHMMYISMSYDHRIIDGALGSTFLNAVSRELEAFDINRNF, translated from the coding sequence ATGTCTGTAGTTGATTTGGTTATGCCGAAACTGGGCGAAAGCATTATGGAAGCCACCATTTTAAAGTGGCTCAAAAAGCCCGGCGACAATATTGCTCAAGATGAGCCCGTGCTCGAAATAGCCACCGATAAAGTAGACAGCGAAGTACCCAGTACAGCTGCCGGCGTATTGGCCGAAGTACTGTATAAAGAAAATGACGTAGTGCCGATTGGTGCAGTGATTGCCCGCATTCAAACTGCTGCTGGCACTGTAGCCGCTGCTGCTCCTGTTGCAGCACCTGCAGCTGCGCCAACGCCAGCTCCATCTGTCATCGAAGAGATTCCGTATCAGCCCACAACAATGCCTGAAGACATGCGGCCGGCAACAGTGCATCAGGCGGGCAGCCCACGTTTTTATTCTCCTTTGGTACTGAAAATTGCACAGGAAGAAGGCATCAGCATGGCGGAGTTGGAAACCATTCCCGGTACTGGATTGGATGGTCGGGTGAGCAAAAAAGATATGATGGCTTACCTGCAAAACAGAGGTAAATCAGTTGCACCTGCAGCGCCTTCATATCAGGCCCCGGCTGTGGCGGCTCCTGCAAGCAATGCCGTGGCTACTACAACTCCGGCTCCATCGCCGGTAAGCTATGGTGGCAATGTTGAAATCATTGAAATGGATCGGATGCGTAAGGTGATTGCCAAGCACATGACCGATAGCAAACATACCAGTGCTCACGTTACCAGCTTTGCCGAATGCGATGTAACGAACATGGTACTGTGGCGTGAAAAAGTGAAGAAGGAATTTGAAAAACGGGAAGGAGCTAAAATCACTTTTACACCACTCTTCATAGAGGCCGTTGTAAAAAGCCTGAAGAAATATCCCATGCTCAACAGCAGTGTGGATGGTGATAAAATCATTATCAAAAAAGACATTAATCTGGGTATGGCCACGGCCTTACCTACGGGCAATTTAATTGTGCCAGTAATTAAAGGTGCCGATCAGTTGAATCTCGTAGGTCTTACCAAGCAGGTAAATGGCTTGGCCGATGCAGCCCGCAATGGCAAACTGAAACCCGATGATACCATGGGCGGCACATTTACCCTTACCAATGTGGGTACGTTTGGCAGCATTATGGGTACGCCTATCATCAACCAGCCGCAGGTAGCAATTATGGCTGTAGGTGCTATTAAAAAACGTCCGGTGGTGATAGAAACCGCACAAGGCGACAGTATTGCCATCCGCCACATGATGTACATCAGCATGAGCTATGATCACCGCATTATTGATGGTGCATTGGGAAGCACTTTCCTGAACGCCGTTAGCCGTGAGCTCGAAGCTTTCGACATCAATAGGAATTTCTAA
- a CDS encoding 3-hydroxyacyl-CoA dehydrogenase NAD-binding domain-containing protein gives MSFKTIAVIGAGTMGNGIAHVFAQHGYDVQLIDVSEAALQKGLATIGKNLDRQVAKGLLSEADKTATLGRIATHTSIATGVANADLVVEAATENTHLKLSIFKEIDAAAPAHCILASNTSSISITKIAAATSRPAKVIGMHFMNPVPVMKLVEIINGYATEAAVTSQIVELSKALGKSTCCGQ, from the coding sequence ATGTCATTTAAAACGATTGCCGTAATTGGCGCCGGCACCATGGGAAATGGTATTGCCCATGTGTTTGCCCAGCATGGATACGATGTGCAACTGATAGATGTGAGTGAAGCTGCCTTGCAAAAAGGATTGGCCACCATTGGCAAAAACCTCGACCGGCAGGTAGCCAAAGGTTTACTTTCCGAGGCCGATAAAACTGCCACCCTTGGCCGCATCGCCACGCATACCAGCATTGCCACTGGTGTAGCCAACGCTGATTTGGTGGTAGAAGCTGCTACAGAAAATACCCACCTCAAGTTGTCCATTTTTAAAGAAATAGATGCTGCTGCACCGGCACATTGCATTTTGGCCAGCAACACATCTTCTATTTCCATTACAAAAATTGCCGCTGCCACCAGCCGCCCTGCCAAAGTCATTGGCATGCACTTTATGAACCCCGTGCCGGTGATGAAACTGGTAGAAATCATCAACGGTTATGCTACGGAAGCAGCTGTAACCTCGCAGATTGTGGAGCTGAGCAAGGCATTGGGTAAAAGTACCTGCTGTGGCCAATGA
- a CDS encoding MutS-related protein, whose protein sequence is MNIDQTSLRDLAIFHAEEEQSVFNTLNFTQTSGGAQWLAYLLNHPFSDVKPIQETQDLLKLMLQNQDKWPSGITNGTIMVLDKFYQSQIDKIPFPTNAANALLYKLIHGPDYAIIRYSVGHAIDFLQGMQQFIGMFDAQKTPALLSGMLSRIQLMMAREEIKALIAVTNKQQLSAVQHLHYGYYLLYHFKNQINDLIDMHGRLEAYLSLAKAIQVHQLTFPDIQPAPAPSITAKGLRHILLEHPTAYDLELNQETNFIFLTGANMAGKSTFIKAVGVAAYLAHIGMAVPATQMQLSIFDGILSNIQVSDNIVKGESYFFNEVQRIKNTITRINDNSKWLVLIDELFKGTNVQDAMRCSTTVIKGLLKIKNSLFVLSTHLYEIGDELRPYPNIAFRYFETQVTDEELKFSYQLKEGISNDRLGYLILKREGVVEMIERL, encoded by the coding sequence ATGAATATTGATCAGACATCGCTGCGAGACCTTGCCATTTTTCATGCTGAAGAAGAGCAATCGGTTTTCAACACCCTCAACTTTACGCAAACCTCCGGCGGGGCACAATGGTTGGCCTATTTGCTCAATCATCCTTTTAGTGATGTGAAGCCGATTCAGGAAACACAGGACCTGCTGAAACTGATGCTGCAAAACCAGGACAAATGGCCCAGCGGTATCACTAATGGTACCATCATGGTGCTCGATAAATTTTATCAATCACAGATTGATAAAATTCCTTTCCCCACCAATGCGGCCAATGCTTTGTTGTACAAACTCATTCACGGTCCCGACTATGCCATCATTCGCTACTCGGTTGGTCATGCCATTGATTTTTTGCAAGGCATGCAGCAGTTCATTGGCATGTTTGATGCACAAAAAACACCAGCCCTGTTGAGTGGCATGCTCAGCCGCATCCAACTCATGATGGCCCGTGAAGAAATCAAAGCGCTTATAGCTGTAACCAACAAACAACAATTGAGTGCCGTGCAACACCTGCATTATGGCTACTACCTGTTGTATCATTTCAAAAACCAAATCAATGATTTGATTGATATGCATGGCCGTCTGGAAGCCTATCTCTCATTGGCCAAAGCCATACAGGTTCATCAACTCACTTTCCCCGATATTCAACCAGCGCCTGCGCCTTCTATCACTGCGAAAGGACTGCGTCATATTTTGCTCGAACATCCTACCGCTTACGATTTGGAATTGAATCAGGAAACGAATTTCATTTTCCTGACCGGTGCCAACATGGCTGGTAAAAGTACCTTCATCAAAGCGGTAGGTGTGGCGGCTTACTTGGCACATATTGGCATGGCAGTTCCTGCTACACAAATGCAGCTGTCGATATTCGATGGTATCCTCAGCAATATTCAGGTGAGTGACAATATTGTAAAAGGCGAAAGCTATTTCTTCAATGAAGTGCAACGCATCAAAAACACCATTACCCGCATCAACGACAACAGCAAGTGGCTGGTGCTGATTGATGAATTGTTCAAGGGCACCAACGTGCAGGATGCCATGCGTTGCAGCACTACCGTAATCAAAGGTCTGCTCAAAATCAAGAACTCTTTGTTTGTGCTCAGCACACACTTGTACGAAATTGGTGATGAACTACGCCCCTATCCCAACATTGCTTTCCGCTATTTCGAAACACAGGTAACGGACGAAGAATTAAAGTTCAGCTACCAACTCAAAGAAGGCATCAGTAACGACCGCCTCGGCTACCTCATTCTCAAACGGGAAGGTGTGGTGGAGATGATTGAGCGGTTGTAA
- a CDS encoding dihydroorotase: MQNYLIKNACIVNEGRTFFSDLLIKNGRIEKIAPQINCTEAVVEINAEGLHLLPGAIDDQVHFREPGLTHKANIFTESRAAVAGGVTSFMEMPNTVPNALTHELLEDKYQIAAQSSLANYSFFMGTSNSNADEVLKTNDRKKDVCGIKIFMGASTGNMLVDNYLTLDKIFREAEVLIATHCEDEKVIKRNLHALQGVELTPQHHPVIRDVEACFESSFSAIQLAKKHNTRLHILHISTARELQLFTNMLPLSEKRITSEVCVHHLHFTADDYDRLGYQIKCNPAIKSADNKAALWEALNDDRLDVIATDHAPHLLSEKEPPYAHAHAGLPLVQHSVLMMMKYVQEGRISIEKVVQKMSHNVADMFDIDQRGYIREGYYADLVLVNLQQSTTVSKENILYKCGWSPLEGETLPASISHTFVNGHLAYANGELNASQLGMRLRFNR, from the coding sequence ATGCAAAATTACCTCATCAAAAACGCCTGCATCGTCAACGAAGGCCGCACATTTTTCTCAGACCTGTTAATAAAAAACGGACGCATTGAGAAAATAGCGCCACAAATCAACTGCACAGAAGCGGTGGTGGAAATAAATGCCGAAGGCCTGCACCTGTTGCCCGGTGCCATTGATGACCAGGTGCATTTTCGGGAACCCGGTCTTACGCACAAGGCCAATATTTTCACCGAAAGCCGTGCAGCCGTAGCCGGTGGTGTGACCAGTTTTATGGAAATGCCCAACACCGTGCCCAATGCACTCACACATGAGCTGCTGGAAGACAAATACCAGATTGCTGCTCAATCGTCGCTGGCCAATTATTCATTCTTCATGGGCACCAGCAACAGCAATGCCGATGAAGTGTTGAAAACCAACGACCGCAAAAAAGATGTGTGCGGCATCAAAATATTCATGGGTGCTTCTACCGGCAACATGCTGGTAGACAACTATCTGACATTGGATAAAATTTTCAGAGAAGCAGAAGTATTAATTGCCACGCATTGCGAAGATGAAAAAGTCATCAAACGCAACCTGCATGCTTTGCAGGGTGTGGAGTTGACGCCGCAGCATCACCCCGTCATCCGTGATGTAGAAGCCTGTTTTGAAAGTAGTTTTTCTGCCATTCAGCTGGCCAAAAAACACAACACCCGACTGCACATTTTACACATCAGCACGGCCCGTGAGTTGCAGCTGTTTACCAATATGCTGCCGCTCAGCGAAAAGCGCATCACCAGTGAAGTGTGTGTGCATCACCTCCATTTTACCGCCGACGATTATGACCGTCTCGGCTATCAAATCAAATGCAACCCGGCTATCAAATCTGCCGATAACAAAGCGGCATTGTGGGAAGCCTTGAACGATGACCGCCTGGATGTAATTGCCACCGACCATGCGCCGCATTTGCTCAGCGAAAAAGAACCACCCTATGCTCATGCACATGCAGGCCTGCCGCTGGTGCAGCACTCTGTGCTCATGATGATGAAGTATGTGCAGGAAGGCCGCATCAGCATCGAAAAAGTGGTGCAGAAAATGAGCCACAACGTGGCCGACATGTTCGACATTGATCAACGGGGTTATATCCGCGAAGGCTACTATGCCGATTTGGTATTGGTAAACCTGCAGCAAAGCACCACCGTAAGCAAGGAAAATATTTTGTACAAATGTGGCTGGAGCCCGCTGGAAGGCGAAACATTGCCCGCCAGTATTAGCCACACTTTTGTAAATGGCCACTTGGCGTATGCAAATGGAGAACTCAATGCATCTCAGTTGGGTATGCGACTGCGCTTTAACCGTTAA
- a CDS encoding YifB family Mg chelatase-like AAA ATPase yields the protein MLVKTYGSAVMGVHAVTIVLEVDVNNQGNPGSIIVGLPDNAVKESMQRVESAIKSNGYKMPRTRVVVNMAPADIRKSGTAFDLPMAIGLLGATEQLQNSDAFKDYIIMGELSLDGEVRPIKGALPMAIQARKEGYKGLIVPKQNAREAAIVNNVEVYGVQHINEVVDLLEGVNTIPATVVDTRDEFYHSQYHFDVDFTDVKGQENIKRALEIAAAGGHNAILIGPPGAGKTMLAKRLPTILPPLTLQEALETTKIHSVAGKLPENATLISKRPFRSPHHTVSDAALVGGGGNPQPGEISLAHNGVLFLDELPEFKRSALEVMRQPMEERRVTISRAKVALDFPASFMLVASMNPCPCGYYNHPEKECSCPPGAVQKYLNKISGPLLDRIDLHVEVTPVPFSELSAASTAENSAQIRERVMKARDIQSERYKENEGIYCNAQINTTLLHQHCTLNNISANLLKIAMEKLNLSARAYDRILKVSRTIADLAGSADIRPEHVAEAIQYRSLDREGWAG from the coding sequence ATGCTAGTAAAAACCTATGGCAGCGCTGTAATGGGTGTACACGCCGTTACCATTGTGCTCGAAGTGGATGTGAACAATCAGGGTAACCCCGGCTCTATTATTGTGGGCCTGCCCGACAATGCCGTAAAAGAAAGCATGCAGCGGGTGGAAAGCGCCATTAAAAGCAACGGGTACAAAATGCCCCGCACCCGTGTGGTGGTAAATATGGCACCGGCCGATATCCGCAAGAGTGGCACCGCTTTCGATTTACCCATGGCCATTGGTTTGCTGGGCGCAACGGAACAGTTGCAAAACAGCGATGCTTTCAAAGATTACATCATTATGGGCGAACTGAGTTTGGATGGTGAAGTACGTCCCATCAAAGGTGCTTTGCCCATGGCCATACAAGCCAGAAAAGAAGGTTACAAAGGTTTGATTGTGCCCAAACAAAATGCCCGTGAAGCCGCCATCGTCAACAATGTGGAAGTGTATGGTGTGCAGCACATCAACGAAGTGGTAGACTTACTCGAAGGCGTGAATACCATCCCTGCCACGGTGGTAGATACACGGGATGAATTTTACCATTCGCAATACCATTTCGATGTTGACTTTACCGATGTAAAAGGACAAGAAAACATCAAACGTGCATTGGAGATTGCCGCAGCCGGTGGCCACAATGCCATTCTGATAGGCCCGCCCGGTGCAGGCAAAACGATGCTGGCCAAACGCCTGCCTACCATACTGCCGCCACTCACGTTGCAAGAGGCTTTAGAAACCACAAAGATTCACAGTGTGGCAGGCAAGCTCCCAGAAAATGCAACGCTGATTAGCAAGCGGCCTTTTAGAAGCCCACACCACACGGTGAGTGACGCAGCCTTAGTCGGTGGTGGTGGCAACCCACAGCCCGGTGAAATTTCGCTGGCCCACAATGGCGTGTTGTTTTTGGATGAACTGCCCGAGTTCAAACGCTCGGCCTTGGAAGTGATGCGGCAGCCGATGGAAGAACGAAGGGTGACTATCAGCCGGGCAAAAGTGGCGCTGGATTTTCCGGCTTCATTTATGCTAGTGGCAAGCATGAACCCATGTCCATGCGGCTACTACAACCACCCCGAAAAAGAATGCAGCTGTCCTCCGGGTGCCGTGCAGAAATACCTCAACAAAATCAGTGGCCCACTACTCGACCGCATCGATTTGCATGTAGAAGTAACGCCCGTTCCTTTCAGCGAACTCTCTGCCGCCAGTACTGCAGAAAACAGTGCACAAATACGTGAACGTGTGATGAAGGCGAGAGACATCCAATCGGAACGTTATAAGGAAAACGAAGGCATTTACTGCAATGCTCAAATCAATACCACTTTGCTACACCAGCATTGTACGTTGAACAACATCAGCGCCAACCTGCTGAAGATTGCCATGGAAAAACTGAACCTGAGTGCCCGTGCCTACGACCGGATTTTAAAAGTAAGTCGAACCATAGCCGACCTGGCCGGTAGCGCAGACATTCGGCCCGAGCATGTGGCAGAAGCCATTCAATACCGCAGCTTGGACAGAGAAGGATGGGCGGGGTAA